One genomic segment of Gottschalkia acidurici 9a includes these proteins:
- a CDS encoding ADP-ribosyltransferase encodes MIKHIKRFTNENKYGKLNGEIYDKQKYREFKDISSAKTWGQEYYTDWSEKYKKTMRTSNSILNMGLSGNPIECYCGNTYREINPYLRFGKDDKFSHYRELSHILTLVLGSAPRIPENIVVYRLVGDTFIKKLIENNNKNSCIATQEKAFLSTSLLSDIVNSGEAYTNHKNMLKIYVEKGSVGIYVNTVTFRNEQEILLYPNGYLSMIEYPYFDKRLNKMIYECQLIYLNVL; translated from the coding sequence ATGATAAAGCATATAAAAAGGTTTACAAATGAAAATAAATATGGAAAACTTAATGGGGAAATTTATGATAAGCAAAAGTACAGAGAGTTCAAAGATATAAGCTCTGCAAAGACATGGGGGCAAGAATATTATACAGATTGGTCTGAAAAATATAAGAAAACAATGAGAACTTCTAACTCAATTCTAAACATGGGTTTATCTGGCAACCCTATTGAATGTTACTGTGGAAATACATATAGAGAAATCAATCCCTATTTGAGGTTTGGTAAAGATGATAAATTTAGTCATTACCGTGAATTATCACATATTTTAACGCTAGTGTTAGGAAGTGCTCCAAGAATACCAGAAAACATTGTTGTCTATAGATTAGTGGGTGATACGTTTATTAAGAAACTTATTGAGAATAATAATAAAAATTCTTGTATTGCTACACAAGAAAAGGCATTTCTTAGCACCAGTCTTCTTTCTGATATTGTAAATTCTGGCGAAGCATATACTAATCACAAGAATATGTTAAAAATATATGTTGAGAAAGGTTCGGTAGGAATATATGTGAATACTGTAACTTTCAGAAATGAACAAGAAATTTTACTTTATCCAAATGGCTATTTATCAATGATAGAATATCCATATTTCGATAAGCGATTAAATAAAATGATATACGAATGTCAACTTATATATCTAAATGTATTATAA
- a CDS encoding SPOR domain-containing protein — protein sequence MDIKTKRHSSTVVQVSGLYKVQVGEFNVKNNVDRLTNKLKTKGYQAIIVYS from the coding sequence ATGGATATTAAGACTAAGAGGCATAGTTCTACGGTAGTTCAAGTGAGCGGACTATATAAAGTACAAGTCGGAGAATTTAATGTAAAAAATAATGTAGATAGATTGACTAATAAACTAAAGACTAAGGGATATCAAGCTATAATAGTATACTCTTAA
- a CDS encoding peptidoglycan recognition protein family protein: MIYKIQHVRKRKHIRSGTKIIPTSITIHSTANPKSKAQNERDKLDREDNLREASFHIVVDEKEAIECIPLDERTIHAGTGNSSSISIEMCESGSRQKVIDNTVTLVAKLLRERNWGVDRLKRHYDWTKKNCPSILSYNNWQGWIEFLALVKIELEGGSKDMTREEIINIVREIITPSLKGEGQNSDHWAYKDLEELNQFLYQNKVEGISSSNLNDRATRGEMIAIVNRIRKGILNLIK; this comes from the coding sequence ATGATTTATAAAATTCAACACGTTAGAAAAAGAAAACATATTAGATCAGGAACTAAAATTATACCCACGTCTATAACTATTCATAGTACAGCTAATCCAAAAAGTAAAGCACAAAATGAAAGAGATAAATTAGATAGAGAAGATAATTTAAGAGAAGCTAGCTTTCACATTGTAGTAGATGAGAAAGAAGCTATAGAGTGTATTCCACTTGATGAAAGAACTATTCATGCAGGGACAGGAAATAGTAGTTCTATAAGTATTGAAATGTGTGAAAGTGGAAGCAGACAAAAGGTTATAGATAATACAGTTACATTAGTAGCTAAACTGCTAAGAGAAAGAAATTGGGGAGTAGATAGACTTAAAAGACATTATGATTGGACTAAGAAAAATTGTCCTAGTATATTAAGTTATAATAACTGGCAAGGATGGATTGAATTCTTAGCTTTAGTAAAAATAGAATTAGAAGGAGGAAGCAAAGATATGACTAGGGAAGAGATTATAAATATAGTAAGAGAGATTATAACTCCAAGTTTAAAAGGAGAAGGTCAGAACTCAGACCATTGGGCGTATAAAGACTTAGAAGAATTGAATCAATTTTTATATCAAAATAAAGTGGAAGGAATAAGCAGTAGTAACCTAAATGACAGGGCTACAAGGGGCGAAATGATAGCTATAGTTAATAGAATTAGAAAGGGTATATTAAATTTAATTAAATGA
- a CDS encoding phage holin family protein codes for MQLLDSVNQSSIILISTLYIIGVFLKNTMLIKDKYIPIALIAIGIFSSIGLSGLNVNSALQGILVTGVAVLGNPAIKQLKKDE; via the coding sequence GTGCAGCTTTTAGATTCCGTAAATCAAAGTTCTATAATTTTAATTTCTACACTATATATAATAGGAGTATTTTTGAAGAATACAATGTTAATAAAGGATAAGTATATACCTATAGCTTTAATAGCTATAGGTATTTTTAGTTCTATAGGGCTATCAGGATTAAATGTTAATTCTGCATTACAAGGAATACTCGTTACCGGTGTAGCAGTCCTTGGTAATCCGGCCATAAAACAACTTAAAAAAGATGAGTAG
- a CDS encoding BhlA/UviB family holin-like peptide gives MEKEIIKLALSQGLWASLFVVMLFYVLNTNGKREGKYQNIIDNLTKKFNIVEEVQKDVKEIKNKIFK, from the coding sequence ATGGAAAAAGAAATTATAAAACTAGCTCTAAGTCAAGGATTGTGGGCTAGTTTATTTGTGGTTATGCTTTTCTATGTACTTAATACAAATGGGAAAAGAGAAGGTAAGTATCAGAATATAATAGATAATCTAACTAAGAAATTTAATATTGTAGAAGAAGTACAGAAAGATGTTAAAGAAATAAAGAATAAGATATTCAAATAG
- a CDS encoding DUF4352 domain-containing protein has product MKKLLLSIITLVLGLALVACGRDSTPEKVDNPDVENQSQSEESPKTEVFNIGDTIKMGDLQFTVHETRTSKGGDFIKAPEGIKYVYINTTVENTGSEEEAISSVMMFKLVDLEGTSHNIAIVEDAKGQVDGSLGAGRKVKGELVYKVPEDQNEFELEINPSLTGKGIGVVKITLQ; this is encoded by the coding sequence ATGAAAAAATTATTATTATCTATTATTACATTAGTTCTAGGATTAGCTTTAGTAGCATGTGGACGAGATAGTACACCAGAAAAAGTAGATAACCCTGATGTGGAAAATCAATCACAATCTGAAGAAAGTCCAAAAACAGAAGTGTTTAACATCGGAGATACTATAAAGATGGGAGATTTACAATTCACTGTGCATGAAACGAGAACTTCAAAAGGAGGAGACTTTATAAAAGCTCCTGAAGGAATTAAATATGTATATATTAATACTACAGTAGAAAACACAGGAAGTGAAGAAGAAGCAATAAGTTCTGTAATGATGTTCAAATTAGTTGATTTAGAGGGTACTAGTCATAATATAGCTATTGTGGAAGATGCTAAAGGTCAAGTTGACGGTTCGTTAGGAGCAGGAAGAAAAGTAAAAGGTGAGCTAGTATATAAAGTACCAGAAGATCAAAATGAATTTGAACTAGAGATAAATCCATCTTTAACAGGCAAAGGTATTGGAGTAGTAAAAATTACACTACAATAA
- a CDS encoding PH domain-containing protein, which yields MESKALDSLEFKPSWIGVVPDIILLFFLVGIVTLPVKVLKIINTKIVVDNGMIYGETGILKKDTQNSPLKHIQSVRVEKSLFGRIFGYGDIIITTSGDGYKYSTMAEPEKIRDAINSRI from the coding sequence ATGGAAAGTAAAGCTTTAGATAGTCTTGAATTTAAGCCAAGTTGGATAGGTGTTGTACCTGATATAATTTTACTTTTTTTTCTTGTAGGAATAGTTACTTTACCGGTTAAGGTTCTAAAGATTATTAATACTAAAATAGTAGTAGACAACGGAATGATATATGGTGAAACAGGTATACTAAAAAAAGATACACAAAACAGTCCACTAAAACACATTCAAAGTGTAAGAGTTGAGAAGTCTTTATTTGGGAGAATATTTGGATATGGAGATATAATTATTACAACAAGTGGAGATGGATATAAGTACAGTACTATGGCAGAGCCTGAGAAAATAAGAGATGCAATCAATAGCCGTATTTAA
- a CDS encoding putative metallopeptidase — MNMQKQILVVNKETEEKLEEITFNCGYNIAFTNLTDDGSIRHVRSLDNGKFGEKHWIISYIYKPIAEKLVKKYQELRHIRPTRILFIEEMDWIPPDSIKPKKHWVAKASKANKHLSSMIGYDYVMETRSYFIERISRSQIIELLCHELRQIDEYGDIASHDVED, encoded by the coding sequence ATGAATATGCAGAAACAAATATTAGTGGTTAATAAAGAAACAGAAGAAAAACTTGAAGAAATAACGTTTAACTGTGGGTATAACATAGCCTTTACGAACCTAACTGACGACGGAAGCATAAGACATGTAAGAAGTTTGGATAATGGAAAGTTTGGAGAAAAGCACTGGATTATAAGCTATATTTATAAACCTATAGCTGAAAAGCTAGTTAAGAAATATCAAGAGCTGAGACATATAAGACCTACACGAATACTTTTCATAGAAGAAATGGACTGGATACCACCAGACTCTATAAAACCTAAAAAGCATTGGGTAGCTAAAGCTTCAAAAGCTAATAAGCATCTAAGTTCAATGATCGGATATGACTATGTAATGGAAACTAGAAGTTACTTTATAGAAAGAATATCTAGATCACAAATAATAGAACTCTTATGTCATGAGCTAAGGCAAATAGATGAGTATGGAGATATAGCTTCACATGATGTAGAAGATTAG
- a CDS encoding Holliday junction resolvase RecU — MKYVNKCKLFEEEVIRSNESYEYKKIALIQKINTPWKVIRNGKKIVSAFPEGKSTLDFRGTVKGGVSISFDCKESEDDRGLPLSYIQPHQIEYIRKALDMDEASFILFYIKAYNKRFFIGGQIVISYWDRWQ; from the coding sequence ATGAAGTATGTAAATAAGTGTAAGCTCTTTGAAGAAGAGGTTATAAGGTCTAATGAGAGCTATGAATATAAAAAAATAGCTTTAATACAGAAAATAAACACACCTTGGAAAGTTATAAGAAATGGGAAGAAGATAGTCTCAGCCTTTCCAGAAGGCAAAAGTACTTTAGATTTTAGAGGTACTGTAAAAGGTGGAGTATCAATATCATTTGATTGTAAAGAAAGTGAAGATGATAGAGGATTGCCACTAAGTTACATACAACCTCATCAGATAGAATATATAAGAAAAGCTCTAGATATGGATGAAGCAAGCTTTATCTTATTCTATATAAAAGCTTATAATAAAAGGTTTTTCATAGGTGGGCAAATTGTTATAAGTTATTGGGATAGATGGCAATAG
- a CDS encoding DnaD domain protein has translation MDLDTDKEFGELVKLYQECIGQPNGLTVNWISQMLEKYGFEWCKNTMLIAEEQGKRSKSYVKGILENWKNKVGMQLEKKDNLI, from the coding sequence ATAGATCTAGATACAGATAAAGAGTTTGGAGAACTAGTAAAGCTATATCAAGAGTGTATAGGGCAACCTAATGGATTAACTGTTAACTGGATAAGTCAAATGCTAGAGAAATATGGTTTTGAATGGTGTAAGAATACAATGTTAATAGCAGAAGAACAGGGCAAGAGAAGTAAAAGCTATGTAAAAGGTATTTTAGAAAACTGGAAAAATAAAGTTGGAATGCAGTTAGAGAAAAAAGATAATCTCATCTAA
- a CDS encoding helix-turn-helix domain-containing protein, whose translation MKKVIYMADYLKGEIGDIRKKGFGMIPKVVMLDERVSIEAKAIYAYMAGYAGAGDTAFPGVEKMIKDLGIDANRFYKHRKILVSLGYITITRTRKEVKRDNNVYTLNQMVIENQPLQNADIENEDVEIQRIENEYANNNSFLKATVLKNNNYKKRKRKAVVIVVV comes from the coding sequence ATGAAAAAGGTGATTTATATGGCAGATTACTTAAAAGGTGAAATAGGGGATATCAGAAAAAAAGGGTTTGGAATGATACCAAAAGTAGTGATGTTAGATGAAAGAGTTAGCATAGAAGCTAAAGCTATATATGCCTATATGGCAGGCTATGCAGGAGCAGGAGATACAGCCTTTCCCGGAGTTGAGAAAATGATAAAAGATTTGGGAATAGACGCAAATAGATTTTACAAGCATAGAAAAATATTAGTTAGCCTTGGTTATATAACTATCACAAGGACTAGAAAAGAGGTCAAAAGAGATAATAATGTTTACACGCTAAATCAAATGGTCATTGAAAATCAACCTCTTCAAAATGCAGATATAGAAAATGAAGATGTTGAAATTCAACGTATTGAAAATGAATATGCTAATAATAACAGTTTTTTAAAAGCAACAGTATTAAAAAACAACAACTACAAAAAGAGAAAAAGAAAAGCAGTTGTTATAGTAGTGGTCTAG
- a CDS encoding helix-turn-helix domain-containing protein — protein MKERLLMLRKDLKLNQHDFGSRIEMSKASISALEKGLRDITDRTVKLICTEFSINEDWLRYGKGEMFIQADTFSLDDYAKQNNLSDLELDIVKAYINLNSDIRKDIITSLKAVFDNHSEIAVIKDEESDINKELEAYRLELEAEQRGRRKNENLT, from the coding sequence TTGAAAGAAAGATTGTTAATGTTAAGAAAGGATTTGAAACTTAACCAACATGATTTTGGCTCAAGAATCGAAATGAGCAAAGCAAGTATTTCAGCTTTAGAAAAAGGCTTAAGAGATATAACTGATAGAACAGTAAAGCTTATATGTACTGAATTTAGTATAAATGAAGATTGGCTTAGATATGGTAAAGGAGAAATGTTCATTCAAGCTGATACCTTTTCACTTGATGACTATGCTAAACAAAATAATCTATCTGATTTGGAGTTAGATATTGTTAAAGCTTATATAAATCTTAATAGTGATATTCGTAAAGATATCATAACATCTTTAAAGGCCGTGTTTGATAATCATTCAGAAATAGCTGTTATTAAGGATGAAGAAAGCGATATTAATAAAGAGCTTGAAGCTTATAGGCTTGAGTTAGAAGCTGAACAAAGAGGAAGAAGGAAAAATGAAAATTTAACTTAA
- a CDS encoding recombinase family protein, which produces MQYCIYLRKSRSDEEAEQRGEGETLARHEKILLDLARKLKLNITKIYKEVVSGETISSRPIMQQLLSEVEEKLWSGVLVVEVERLARGDTIDQGTVSQAFKYSNTKIITPVKTYDPNNEFDEEYFEFGLFMSRREYKTINRRLQRGRLESVKEGKYVGNTPPYGYVRKKLEKEKGYTLEPHPEQSDIVKLIYKLYTEENIGVSLIVRRLEELKIPTAKGGYWSTSTLRGILNNPVYIGKIRWKHRPQVKKVKDGEIIKERPRSNDVVIVDGLHEAIIDEETFNKAQEILSENSSVPVPTKYTIKNSLAGIVKCGKCGRNMNRRPYGERQPATLMCPVPQCSNVSSQLHLVEQKLLESLEKWLDKYKLKINSNTDNNNLSLELDVVKKSIQTINEELETLNTQSDKLHDLLEQGIYSTEKFLERSKIISEKISKLKDNKSNLEKELNQNRLKEESDRTIIPKIERILKTYNTLETPDQKNELLKEVLTEVEYNKEVGGRWHAKPDDFKLVVHPKIPK; this is translated from the coding sequence ATGCAATATTGTATATATCTCCGTAAATCTAGATCTGATGAGGAAGCTGAACAGCGAGGAGAAGGTGAAACTCTTGCTAGGCATGAGAAGATATTATTAGATCTAGCTAGAAAACTAAAATTAAATATAACTAAAATATATAAGGAAGTTGTAAGTGGTGAAACTATATCTTCTAGACCTATCATGCAGCAGTTATTAAGTGAAGTAGAAGAAAAGTTATGGAGTGGTGTGTTAGTTGTAGAAGTTGAACGTCTAGCCCGTGGGGATACTATAGATCAAGGGACAGTATCACAGGCTTTTAAATATTCTAATACTAAAATAATAACTCCTGTCAAAACTTATGATCCAAATAATGAATTTGATGAAGAATATTTTGAGTTTGGCCTTTTTATGTCTAGAAGAGAATATAAGACCATAAATAGACGTTTGCAGCGTGGAAGACTAGAAAGTGTAAAGGAAGGTAAATACGTTGGTAATACTCCCCCATACGGATATGTCAGAAAAAAACTAGAAAAAGAAAAAGGCTATACACTAGAGCCGCATCCTGAACAGTCGGATATAGTAAAACTTATATACAAATTATACACAGAAGAAAATATAGGAGTATCTTTAATTGTAAGAAGATTAGAAGAATTAAAAATACCAACAGCAAAAGGTGGATATTGGTCAACTTCTACTCTAAGAGGAATCTTAAATAACCCTGTCTATATTGGCAAAATAAGATGGAAACATAGACCTCAGGTTAAGAAAGTTAAAGATGGTGAAATTATAAAAGAAAGACCTCGTTCTAATGATGTAGTAATTGTAGACGGTTTACATGAAGCAATAATAGATGAAGAAACTTTTAATAAGGCACAAGAAATACTGTCTGAAAATTCATCAGTTCCCGTTCCTACAAAATATACTATTAAAAATTCTCTAGCTGGAATAGTCAAGTGTGGTAAGTGCGGTAGAAATATGAATAGACGACCGTATGGAGAAAGGCAGCCTGCTACTTTAATGTGTCCTGTTCCTCAATGCTCTAATGTTAGTTCTCAACTACATTTAGTTGAACAAAAGTTATTAGAGTCTTTAGAAAAGTGGCTAGATAAATATAAACTAAAAATAAACTCTAATACAGATAACAATAATTTAAGCTTAGAGTTAGATGTAGTTAAAAAATCAATTCAAACTATAAATGAAGAGCTAGAAACACTTAACACACAGTCTGATAAACTTCATGACCTACTTGAGCAAGGCATATACTCAACAGAGAAATTTCTTGAACGTTCTAAGATCATATCTGAGAAAATATCCAAACTGAAAGATAATAAAAGTAATTTAGAGAAAGAATTAAATCAAAATAGATTAAAAGAAGAAAGTGACAGAACCATAATTCCTAAGATTGAAAGAATATTAAAGACATATAACACACTTGAAACACCAGATCAGAAAAATGAATTACTTAAGGAAGTTTTAACTGAAGTTGAATATAATAAAGAAGTGGGTGGAAGATGGCATGCTAAGCCAGATGACTTCAAGTTAGTTGTCCATCCTAAAATACCTAAATAG
- a CDS encoding FeoA family protein — translation MKDSKAQSLNTLPIGSVVKIDSILTTGEHRRRILDLGLIPGSIVTIERSSPSGNPIAYRIRGSLIALRNEEAQSIKVNIL, via the coding sequence ATGAAGGATAGTAAAGCACAATCTCTTAATACACTACCTATAGGTAGTGTAGTTAAAATAGATTCTATCCTGACCACAGGTGAGCATAGACGAAGAATTTTGGACTTAGGACTTATACCAGGATCTATAGTTACAATTGAGAGATCTAGTCCTTCTGGTAATCCTATAGCTTATAGAATAAGAGGTTCTTTAATTGCTTTGAGAAATGAAGAGGCTCAAAGTATTAAAGTTAATATTTTATAA
- a CDS encoding FeoB small GTPase domain-containing protein → MGLTSQSSGFSLLKEKFSIEKKSKDEIIIALAGNPNTGKSTLFNSLTGLRQHTGNWPGKTVTNAKGSFKYKDKDFLLIDLPGTYSILANSAEEEVARDFICFGHPDLTVVITDSTCLERNLNLALQVMEITDNVIVCLNLMDEAKRKGISIDIKKLEQLLGVPVIPIIARDGKGIDDLLEVIYKVVQKEIVPSPYKIKYSEHIENYVSKVQKRLSDSLYDKLNKRWISLRLLDGDKEILNNIDSILTSRMSGDIDE, encoded by the coding sequence ATGGGTCTAACTAGTCAATCATCTGGATTTAGCCTACTTAAAGAAAAGTTTAGTATTGAAAAAAAGTCTAAAGATGAAATAATAATAGCTCTTGCAGGAAATCCGAATACAGGAAAAAGTACCTTATTTAATAGTTTAACTGGACTTAGACAGCATACGGGTAACTGGCCAGGTAAAACTGTCACTAATGCAAAAGGAAGTTTTAAATATAAAGATAAAGACTTCTTACTAATTGATTTACCAGGAACTTATTCTATATTAGCGAATTCTGCTGAAGAAGAAGTAGCTAGAGACTTTATATGCTTTGGTCATCCTGACTTAACTGTAGTTATAACTGATTCCACTTGTCTTGAAAGAAACTTGAATTTAGCTCTACAAGTTATGGAGATAACTGATAATGTAATTGTATGCCTAAACTTAATGGATGAGGCAAAGCGAAAGGGAATTTCTATAGATATAAAGAAACTAGAGCAACTTTTAGGAGTTCCTGTAATACCTATTATAGCAAGAGATGGAAAAGGTATAGACGACTTACTAGAGGTAATATACAAAGTTGTTCAGAAAGAAATAGTACCATCTCCATATAAAATTAAATATTCTGAACATATTGAAAACTATGTTTCTAAAGTACAGAAACGTTTGTCAGATAGCTTATATGACAAATTAAATAAACGCTGGATTTCTCTTAGATTATTAGATGGTGATAAAGAGATTCTGAATAATATTGATTCGATCCTAACTTCTAGAATGAGTGGTGATATAGATGAGTAG
- a CDS encoding nucleoside recognition domain-containing protein gives MSSVFKNNIDKLMCLVEEQESKSLGDDIVTTIYQNAERIASSVTTVKDNRKIKWDEKLDNILTSRLTGFPIMILLLAGVFWVTIVGSNYPSELLSNMFFKLEDKITLLFNYFNSPEWLHGILVLGMFRGLGWVVSVMLPPMAIFFPIFTLLEDFGYLPRIAFNLDNMFRKSGTHGKQALTMSMGFGCNAAGVIASRIIDSPRERLIAIITNNFVPCNGRFPILIAMSMIFIGTFSNKYSTVLASLSVVLLVLIGVYITLLVSKLLSKTVLKGVPSSFTLELPPYRKPQLGRILVRSLLDRTLFVLWRAVIVAAPAGAITWLIANTSIGDISLLNYIANILDPFGKLLGLDGFILMAFILGIPANEIVLPILIMSYMSKGSMLEFDTLDSLKNLLLNNGWTIITGINFMLFSLLHFPCATTLLTIKKETNSTKWTIFTLLITTLSAIVVTFLVSMLGKLFGIS, from the coding sequence ATGAGTAGTGTTTTTAAAAATAATATAGATAAACTTATGTGTTTAGTAGAGGAGCAAGAATCTAAAAGCCTTGGGGATGATATTGTTACCACAATATATCAAAACGCAGAACGTATAGCAAGTAGTGTAACTACAGTAAAAGACAACAGAAAAATCAAGTGGGATGAAAAGTTAGATAACATACTAACTTCTAGATTAACAGGTTTCCCCATAATGATTTTGTTATTAGCAGGTGTATTTTGGGTTACAATAGTCGGATCTAACTATCCTTCTGAGCTTTTGTCAAACATGTTTTTTAAACTTGAAGATAAAATAACTTTATTATTTAATTATTTTAATTCCCCTGAATGGTTACATGGTATTTTAGTATTAGGTATGTTTAGAGGATTAGGATGGGTTGTCTCAGTAATGCTTCCTCCTATGGCTATATTTTTTCCCATATTCACCTTACTAGAAGACTTTGGTTATCTTCCTAGAATAGCCTTTAATCTTGATAATATGTTCAGAAAATCAGGAACTCATGGAAAGCAAGCACTAACAATGAGCATGGGATTTGGATGTAATGCTGCGGGAGTTATTGCATCTCGTATAATAGATTCTCCTCGTGAAAGACTTATAGCTATAATTACTAATAATTTTGTTCCTTGTAATGGAAGATTTCCAATACTTATAGCTATGTCTATGATATTTATTGGAACATTTTCTAATAAGTATTCTACTGTACTTGCGTCACTATCTGTTGTTCTCTTAGTTCTTATTGGTGTATATATTACTCTTTTAGTATCTAAACTATTATCTAAAACTGTTTTAAAAGGTGTGCCATCTTCTTTCACATTAGAACTACCGCCATATAGAAAACCGCAGTTAGGTCGCATTTTAGTAAGATCTTTGCTTGATAGAACCCTGTTTGTCCTATGGAGAGCTGTTATAGTTGCTGCACCAGCAGGAGCTATAACTTGGTTAATTGCAAATACTTCTATTGGAGATATAAGCTTGTTAAACTATATTGCAAATATTTTAGATCCTTTTGGAAAATTACTAGGATTAGATGGTTTTATACTTATGGCTTTTATTTTAGGTATTCCTGCCAATGAGATAGTCTTACCTATCTTGATAATGAGTTATATGTCTAAAGGTTCTATGTTAGAGTTTGACACACTGGATTCTCTTAAAAATTTACTTTTAAATAATGGATGGACTATAATAACAGGAATAAACTTCATGTTATTTAGTTTACTTCATTTTCCTTGTGCTACAACACTTTTAACTATAAAGAAAGAAACTAATAGTACTAAATGGACTATATTTACACTTTTAATAACCACCTTATCTGCCATCGTTGTAACATTTCTAGTTAGTATGCTAGGTAAGCTATTTGGAATATCATAG
- a CDS encoding metal-dependent transcriptional regulator — MLSPSLEDYLEELYRLKVNNKEIRVKDIAYCLDVSMPSVVNGLRRLGRLDYIIYEPYEKIEITEKGKKKGKFLVMRNKILKDFIDVIESDCDSEKEAEAMEHYLSISTIKCIEKMVAFLKNNTHILDKMINYEIESQLND, encoded by the coding sequence ATGTTGTCGCCAAGTTTAGAAGACTACTTAGAAGAACTATACAGACTAAAAGTAAATAATAAGGAAATAAGAGTTAAAGATATAGCATATTGCTTAGATGTATCTATGCCTTCAGTTGTAAATGGTCTAAGAAGATTAGGTAGATTAGACTATATCATATATGAACCATATGAAAAAATAGAGATCACAGAAAAGGGAAAAAAGAAAGGTAAGTTTTTAGTAATGAGAAACAAGATATTAAAAGATTTTATAGATGTGATAGAATCAGACTGTGATTCAGAAAAGGAAGCAGAAGCAATGGAACATTATCTTAGTATATCTACTATAAAATGTATAGAAAAAATGGTAGCATTTTTAAAAAATAATACTCATATATTAGATAAAATGATAAACTATGAAATAGAAAGTCAACTTAATGATTAA
- a CDS encoding alpha/beta-type small acid-soluble spore protein, giving the protein MSNNNRNSSNKIVVPEARQALNQMKTEIASELGLSNYSSIDKGTLTSRQNGYVGGYMTKSLVEMAQRNMSGSSK; this is encoded by the coding sequence ATGTCAAATAACAATAGAAATAGCAGTAATAAAATAGTAGTTCCTGAAGCTCGTCAAGCTTTAAATCAAATGAAGACAGAAATTGCAAGTGAATTAGGTCTAAGCAACTACTCATCTATAGATAAAGGAACTTTAACATCTAGACAAAATGGTTATGTTGGTGGATACATGACTAAGTCTTTAGTTGAAATGGCTCAAAGAAACATGAGCGGTTCTTCTAAATAA